In Dasypus novemcinctus isolate mDasNov1 chromosome 10, mDasNov1.1.hap2, whole genome shotgun sequence, one DNA window encodes the following:
- the MED19 gene encoding mediator of RNA polymerase II transcription subunit 19, translating to MKVINARHRGRAGVEGTMENFTALFGTQADPPPPPTALGFGPGKPPPPPPPPPGGGPGTAPPASAAPAPPGADKSTAGCGPFYLMRELPGSTELTGSTNLITHYNLEHAYNKFCGKKVKEKLSNFLPDLPGMIDLPGSHDNSSLRSLIEKPPILGGSFNPITGTMLAGFRLHTGPLPEQCRLMHIQPPKKKNKHKHKQSRTQDPVPPETPSDSDHKKKKKKKEEDPERKRKKKEKKKKKNRHSPDHPSMGSSQASSSSSLR from the exons ATGAAAGTCATCAACGCCAGACACCGAGGCAGAGCCGGAGTGGAGGGGACGATGGAGAATTTCACGGCGCTGTTCGGGACTCAGGCTGatccaccaccaccccctacCGCGCTCGGCTTCGGACCCGGGAAGCCTCCGCCCCCACCTCCACCGCCTCCGGGTGGGGGACCCGGCACAGCCCCACCCGCCTCCGCGGCCCCAGCCCCTCCCGGTGCCGACAAGTCTACGGCCGGTTGTGGCCCCTTTTACCTGATGAGGGAACTGCCAG GCAGCACAGAACTGACAGGCAGCACCAATTTGATCACACACTACAACCTGGAACATGCCTATAATAAATTCTGTGGGAAGAAGGTGAAGGAGAAGCTAAGTAATTTCCTGCCTGACCTTCCAGGGATGATTGACTTGCCTGGCTCCCATGATAACAGCAGCCTCCGCTCCCTCATTGAGAAGCCCCCTATTCTTGGTGGCTCTTTTAATCCCATCACAGGGACTATGCTGGCTGGCTTTCGCCTCCACACTGGTCCG TTGCCAGAGCAGTGTCGTCTGATGCATATTCAGCCTCCCAAAAAGAAGAATAAGCACAAGCACAAACAGAGCCGAACCCAGGATCCTGTCCCCCCAG AGACACCATCTGATTCAGatcataagaagaaaaaaaagaaaaaagaagaggatcCTGAacggaaaagaaagaagaaagaaaagaagaaaaagaag AACCGACACAGTCCGGACCACCCAAGTATGGGCAGCTCCcaggccagcagcagcagcagcctccGTTAA